The stretch of DNA GGTGGGGACTTGGCTGGCGGTGCCGAGGACCACCAATTCGCGTGCGGACAAGGCGAGTTATCCCGTTGTCTCGTTATCCCGTTATCCCGGAGGCCACTGCAGGCCGCGTCCGCCGAGGACGTGGGCGTGCGCGTGGAAGACGGTCTGTCCCGCGCCGGTGCCGGTGTTGAAGACGATGCGATAGCTCTCCGCCTTCTCCTCGGCGGCGACCTCGCCGGCCTCGCGGAGGACGTCGGCGGCGATGGTGGGTTCGGCGGCGGCGAGGGCGGCGGCGTCGGGGTAGTGCGCCTTGGGGATGATCAGGACGTGGCTGGGGGCCTGCGGGTTGATGTCCCGGAAGGCGACGGTCGTGTCCGTCTCCTTCACGAGGGTCGCGGGCACCTCGCCCGCGACGATCTTGCAGAACAGGCAGTCAGCCTGCGGTTCTCCCGCCATGGGGCGCCTCCGGTCCTAGCTGGTTGTACTGGCCCCCCGCATGCTATCCGGGCTGCGCCCACGCCTGGCCCCCTCCCTTGGCCCCCGGCGGCCGGCCCCCTACCGAACAAGCTTTCCCGCCCACCCGCCCGCCCACCCGATTGCCCCGCAGCGACCATCGATTGGCCGCAGTCGCGAGCGCTCCGGGGCCGAAGCAGCCCCGCAGCCACCGGACGACAGCGAGGACGCCTCACGACCCCGGCAGCTCCGGTGCCGTCTTCGGTGGGGTCGTCTCCAGGGCCGCCAGCGCCAGGCGGATCGCCTCGTCCAACTGGGGGTCCCTGCCTGCCGCGTAGTCCTCCGGTGTCGTCACCACCTCGACGTCCGGGTCCACCCCGTAGTTCTCGACGCCCCAGCCGTATCCCTCCAGCCAGAACGCGTACTTCGGCTGCGTCACCAGCGTCCCGTCGACCAGGCGGTACCTGCTGTCGATGCCGATCACGCCGCCCCACGTCCGCGTGCCCACCACGGGACCGATCCCCAACGCCTTGATCGCCGCGTTCACGATGTCCCCGTCGGAACCGGAGAATTCGTTGGCGACAGCGACGACGGGTCCGCGTGGCGCGTCCGCCGGGTAGCTGAACGGCCGTGTGCCCCGCGGCAGGTCCCAGCCCACGATCTTCCGGGCCAGTTTCTCGACCACCAGTTGGGACGTGTGCCCGCCCCGGTTCTCCCGTACGTCCACCACGAGACCGTCCCTGGCCACCTCCACCCGCAGGTCCCGGTGGATCTGCGCCCAGCCGGGAGCCTGCATGTCCGGCACGTGGAGGTAGCCGAGCCGCCCGCCTGACCGCTCGTGGACGTACGCACGCCGGTCGACGACCCACGCGTGGTACCGCAACGGCTCCTCGTCGTCGACCGGGATCACCACCGCGTGCCGTGGATCGCCCCCGCCCGCGGGCGACACCGTGAGCTCCACCGGCTTCCCCGCCGTACCCACCAGCAAGGGTCCGGGTCCCGCCACCGGATCGACCGGCCGGCCCGCCACCGCAAGGAGCGCGTCTCCCGCCCGCACCGCCACCCCCGGCGCGGCGAGCGGCGACTGGGCGGCCGGGTCCGACGTCTCGGAGGGGAGGATCCGGTCGATCCGCCACGCCCCGTCCTCGCCCCGCGAGACATCCGCGCCGAGCAGCCCCTGCCGCACCGCCGAACTTCCCCAGGCCCCGCCCCCCATGACGTACGCGTGCGAGGTGCCGAGTTCCCCGGCGACCTCCCACAGCAGGTCGACGAGGTCGTCGTGCGTGGCCACCCGGTCGAGCACCGGACGGTACCGGTCGAGGACGCCGTCCCAGTCGACCCCGCCCAGGTCGGGCCGCCAGAAGTTGTCCCGCATGAGGCGCCCGGCCTCGTCGTACATCTGGCGCCACTCCGCAGCCGGATCGACCGTCTGCCGGACCCGCGTGAGGTCGACGGTGATGTTCGAGTCGGAGCTCTCGTCACCGGAGGCCCGACGGTCGCTCGGCACGACCTTCAGCTTTCCGTCGGCCCACAGCAGCACCCGCTTGCCGTCCCCGCTGACGGCGAAGTGGTCGGCGTCCGACGCCAGTTCCTCGATGCGCTGCTGTACGAGGTCGTAGCGCTCGAGCTCGGTCTGCGGGTCGGGGTCCGTCGGCGTGGCGCGGGACGCGCCGAGGACGCCCCGCACGGGGTGCCGCAGCCACAGGACGCCGTCCTTGGCGGCCCTCAGGGTCGAGTAACGGGCGGCCTCGACCGGGAACGGCACGATGCGGTCGGCCAGGCCGTCGAGGTCGATGCGGGTGACGGGCGAGCCCTCGCTGTCCGGGGTCTCGTCCTTGTCGGGCGCCTCGAAGGGCCGCCCGTGCCGCTGCGGCCCGAAGGGTGAGGGTGTGGTGGCGGCCAGCGTGATCAAGTACGGCCGCGAACCTCCTACGAAGGCGAGGTCGAAGACGTGCTCGTCGTAGACAGGGTCGAAGGCCCGCGCGGACAGGAACGCCAGATGCTTGCCGTCAAGCGTGAACGCGGGCGCGTAGTCACGGAACCGCAGCGGAGTCGCGTCGGACACCGAGAGGTCGGCCGTGTTGGCCAGCTTCAGCTGGCGCAGCGGACGCGGCCCCGGATGCGACCACGCCAGCCAGGCCGAGTCCGGCGAGAAGACGAGCCCGGTGGCGTCCCCGTCCTCCCCGCGGTCGACCTCGCGCACCTCCCCGCTCTCCCGCTCGACGAGCAGCACCCGCCCGTCGTGCGAGGCGACGGCGGCCCGGCTGCCGTCGGGTGCCATGGCGAGGCCGAGCACCCGGCCCAGCTGCCCGGCGGCGATCCTGCGGGGCGTGGCACCCGGCGCGAGGCCCGTGGCGGGCGCGAACTGGAGCGCGTCGTCGCCCTCCGCGTCCGTCACCCACACGACGTGTTCCTCGCCGTCGACGCGGAACGTGCGCGGCAGCCGTGCGCGCACTCCGTGCTCGGCGGCGAGCGCGCGGGCGGGCCCCTCGCGGTGGGTCACCCAGTGCACGCCGCCGCGCACGGAGACGGCGCTGCCGCGTCCCGTGTGGTCGGGAGCGGCGGCGCCGAACCAGCGCGCGGCGCTCACGGGGAACGGCTGGAGGTCGGTGCGCTGGCCGCCGAGGCGGACGTCGACGCGGCGCGGCTCGGCGTCCACCAGGTCGTCAAGGAGCCAGAGTTCACCCGCGGACGCGTACACGACGCGGGTGCCGTCGGTGGCGGCGTGCCGGGCGTAGAAGCTGTCGACGCCGGTGTGCCGGCGCAGATCGGAGCCGTCGGGCAGCGAGGAGTAGACGGCGCCGACGCCTTCGTGATCGGAGAGGAAGGCGATACGCTCCCCCACCCACAGCGGGTACTCGATGTTCCCGTCGAGCTCTTCATGGACGCGTACGAAGCGGTCGTCGCCGCCCTCGTCGCCGGTACCGCCGTCCCCGGCACCGCCGCGCCGGATCCAGAGCTTGCCCGCCGTGCCGCCGCGGTACCGCTTCCACCAGGCGGCCTCGCGCCCCATCGGCGCGGAGAGCAGGAGGAGTTGGCCCTCCCGTGGGCCGTACGCGACGTCCCCCACGACTCCGTACGGCAGCGTGTCCGCGGGCCCGCCGTCCAGCGGTACGGCCCGCGCCCAGCTGCGGCGCAGCGAGGCCTGGCCGGACGTGCTGACGGCGAGAACCCGCCCGTCCGGGGTCCAGCCGCGCACGGACGTCCGTGAACTGCCCCAATACGTGAGGCGCTTGGACGACCCGCCGTCGACGGGAGCGACATGCACCTCGGGGGAGCCGTCACGCGTGGACGTCCACGCGATGGTCGTCCCGTCCTGGGAGATGCGGGGGTGGTTCACCGGCATGTTGTCGGCGCTGACGCGCCATGCCCGGCCACCGTCGAGGGGCGCGACCCAGACGTCGTCCTCGGCGGTGAAGGCGACCAACTCGCCGCGCAGATGCGGAAACCGGAGATACGCGGGGTGTCCAGTCAGTGTCACGCAGCCAGCCTAGGCAGCCTCGGCGGAGCCGGGCAGGGTTTTGGATCACTTGCCCCTGCATGAGCACGTCGGATCGGGCTGCTGCGGCGGCGGGTCGGGCGTGGCGGTCACCGTGACGGTCGCCGCGGGCGGCTGGTCGGGCTCATCCGGCTGGTCCGGATCCTCGGGCTGCTCCGGTTCGTCGCCTCCGGCGCAGTCGCCGAGTACGTCCACGCGGAACCACTCCTTGCCGTCGACCTTGGCGGTGAGGTTCCCGCGTACGCAGTGTCCGTCGACGACGGACCACACCGAGCCCTTGACGGTGACCTCGCTGGTGTTGTCCGAACCCTTTCCGTTCCTGGCCTGCCCCTGGCAGTCGACGGTGACGGCGGTGTCGCGGTCCGGAGAGCCGCTGGACGGTGTGACCCGGTCCTTGTAGCGGGCGTTACAGCTGATCCACAGCACGTCGAGGTGCTGCCGCTCCAGCTCCTTGGTCGCCATTTCGTCGGTGGTGATCGCGACGGCCGCGGTGTTCATGCCTCCATCGACCGGGTCGCACGCGGTGACCCCGATCACCGCCGCCCCCGCGAACCCGACGGCGTACAGCACCCGCCGGCGCCGTCCGCGTACGTCCACCGCACGATCACGTAAGCGCCTCAATGCCCCCATAGGCGGCAGAGTGCCACTACTAGCCGCGTGACGGTAGACCCCTTTGCGTCCACTCCCCCGGGTTCCGCCCCGGCGGGTTCAGGACCAGCGGCCCGTGCGTCCCAGGAGCAGTGCGGCCGCCGCCGTCCCCGCGGTCGACGTACGCAACACGCTGCGCCCCAGGCGGTACGGCTTCGCGCCCGCGTCCGCGAAGGACGCCAGTTCGTCCGGGGATACGCCGCCCTCGGGGCCGACCACGAGGACGATGTGCCCGGCCGTCGGGAGGTCGGCTGTGGCCAGCGGTTCGCTGCCCTCCTCGTGCAGGACCGCGGCGAGGTCGGCGGAGGCGAGCAGCGCCGCCACCTGCTTGGTCGACGCGGCCTCCGCGACCTCGGGGAAGCGCACCCGGCGCGACTGCTTGCCCGCCTCGCGCGCCGTGGCACGCCACTTGCCGAGCGCCTTGAGGCCGCGCTCGCCCTTCCACTGTGTGATGCAGCGCGACGCGGACCAGGGCACGATCGCGTCGACGCCGGTCTCCGTCATGGTCTCGACGGCGAGTTCACCGCGATCCCCCTTGGGCAGCGCCTGTACGACGGTGATCCGGGGCTCCTGCGGCGCCTCTTCCTGTACGGAGTCCATCCGCAGGATCAGCCGGTCCTTGCCCTCGGTGTCCAGGACCACGCACTCGGCCCAGCGCCCGGCCCCGTCGGTCAGGACGACGTCCTCACCGGCGTGCAGCCGCTTCACGGAGACGGCATGGCGTCCTTCGGGACCGTCGAGTACGTAGCGCCCCTCGCCGCCCGCGGCCGTGTTCTCGAAGGTCTCGAAGGTCTCGAAGGTCTCGACGACGAAGACGGGCGCGGTCACGCCTGGCTCCCGGGGTGGGTCCCCTGCTGCCCCCCGGCCGCCAACACGTCCTTCGCCGCGGCCAGTTCGGCCGCGAGGACCTCCACGAGCTGCCCCGCGGGAAGCTCCCGCGCCATGCGGTGGCCCTGCCCCGCCCACAGCGCCATGCCCTGCGCGTCACCGGCCTTGGCCGCGGCCTTGCGCAGGCCGCTGGTGAGGTGGTGGATCTGGGGGTAGGCGGCGGGGGCGTAAGGGCCGTGCTCGCGCATGAAGCGGTTGACCAGGCCCCGCGCGGGGCGTCCTGAGAAGGCGCGGGTCAGTTCGGTCCGGGTGAACAGCGGGTTGGTCATGGCCTGCTTGTGCAGGACGTTCGCGCCCGACTCGGGGCAGACCAGGAAGGCCGTGCCGAGCTGCGCGGCGTCCGCGCCTGCCGCGAGCACCGCGGCGATCTGCGAGCCGCGCATCAGACCGCCGGCCGCGACGACGGGGATCTGCACGGTGTCGCGCACCTGCGCGATGAGCGAGAGAAGGCCGATTCCGGCGCCGTCCGTCTCGGGGTTGTCGCGGTGCGTGCCCTGGTGGCCACCGGCCTCGATGCCCTGCACACACACGGCGTCGGCGCCCGACCACTGGGCGGTCTGCGCCTCTTCGGGCGAGGTGACGGTGGCGACGGTGATGGTGCCGACCCGCGCGAAGGCGTCGAAGACGTCGCGGGTGGGGCAGCCGAAGGTGAACGACACCAGCGGCACCGGGTCCTCGACGAGGATCGCGAGCTTGGCGTCGTAGCCGTCGTCGCGTCCGCTGTCCGGATCGCCGAGCTGCGTCTCGTACCAGGCGGCCTCACCGGCGAGCTGGTTGCGGTAGACGTCGACGGCGGCGGCGTCGGCGTACTCGGGCTGCGGCATGAACAGATTCACGCCGAACGGGCGGCTCGTGAGCCCCCGCAGCTGTTTGATCTCCTGGTACATCCCGTCGGCGGTTTTGTACCCGGCGGCGAGATATCCGAGCCCCCCGGCCTCGGACACGGCCGCGGCGAGCTGGGGGCACGAAGCGCCGCCCGCCATGGGGGCCTGCACGATCGGAAGGCGGCAGAGATCGGTCAGTGCGGAGGACATGAACGCATCGTGCCATGCCCTGGGCGGGCGGCCGAATCGCCCCTTGCGCCTTGCCCGCGGGCGCCTGCGGCGGGCTACAGACTTTCCCGCCCACCCACCCGGCACCCCGCAGAAATCGGCAATGCTCCGGCGCCGGAGGGCAAACCCTCCGGCACCGGAGCACCGAAATCTCAGCGACCGTTGAACGCGTCCTTGAGGCGTGAGAACAAGCCCTGCTGCCCCGGCTGGAACTGCCCCGTGGGCCGCTCCTCGCCCCGCAGCACCGCCAGCTCCCGAAGGACCCGCTCCTGCTCCGCGTCCAGCTTGCTCGGCGTGAGGACCTCGACGTGCACGATGAGGTCTCCGCGACCGCCGCCCCGCAGGTGCGTGATGCCCCTGCCGTGCAGCGGCACCGACTGACCGGACTGCGTGCCCGGCCGGATGTCGACCTCTTCCAGGCCGTCCAGCGTCTCCAGGGGCACCTTGGTGCCCAGAGCCGCGGCCGTCATCGGGATGGTGACCGTGCAGTGCAGATCGTCCCCGCGCCGCTGGAACACGGCGTGCGGCAGCTCGTGGATCTCCACGTACAGGTCGCCGGCGGGGCCGCCGCCGGGGCCGACCTCGCCCTCGCCCGCGAGCTGGATCCGCGTGCCGTTGTCGACACCGGCGGGGATCTTCACGGTGAGCGTCCGCCGCGACCGGATGCGGCCGTCGCCGGCGCACTCGGGGCACGGAGTGGGCACGACCGTGCCGAAGCCCTGGCACTGCGGGCACGGCCGCGACGTCATGACCTGACCGAGGAAGGACCGCGTGACCTGCGACACCTCGCCGCGACCGCGGCACATGTCACACGTTTGAGCGGATGTCCCCGGCGCGGCACCTTCACCGCTGCAGCTCGTACAGACGACCGCCGTGTCGACCTGTATGTCCTTGGTGGTCCCGAAGGCCGCCTCGTCCAGGTCGATCTCGAGCCGGATCATGGCGTCCTGGCCACGGCGCGTGCGCGACCGGGGGCCGCGCTGCGACGCCGTCCCGAAGAACGCGTCCATGATGTCCGAGAAGTTGCCGAAGCCACCGGCCCCGAAACCGCCCGCGCCCCCGCCTGCGCCCTGCTGGGACAGCGGGTCGCCGCCGAGGTCGTAGACCTGCTTCTTCTGCGGGTCCGACAACACCTCGTACGCGGCGTTGATCTCCTTGAAGCGCTCCTGAGTCTTCGGATCCGGATTCACGTCCGGGTGAAGCTCTCGCGCAAGCCTCCGGAAGGCCTTCTTGATCTCGTCCTGGGAAGCGTCGCGGCGCACGCCTAGTACGGCGTAGTAGTCCGTGGCCACTTACGACTCCGCCAGGATCTGTCCGACGTAACGTGCCACTGCGCGTACTGCTCCCATCGTTCCCGGATAGTCCATGCGGGTCGGGCCGACCACGCCGAGTTTGGCTACTGCCTCGCTGCCCGAACCGTAGCCGACGGAGACCACGGAAGTGGAGCTGAGTCCCTCATGGGCGTTCTCGTGACCGATCCGTACGGTCATGCCCGAATCCGTGGCCTCGCCAAGCAACTTGAGCAGGACGACCTGCTCCTCAAGAGCCTCCAGGACGGGCCTGATGGTGAGGGGAAAGTCATGTCCGAAGCGGGTGAGATTGGCCGTTCCGCCGATCATCAGCCGCTCCTCGGTCTCCTCGACGAGGGTTTCGAGGAGGGTGGAGAGCACCGTCGCCACCGTGCCCCGGTCCTCCGCGTCGAAGGACTCCGTCATGTCCTGCACCAGCTGCGGCACATCCGCGAAGCGGCGGCCCGCGACCCGGCTGTTGAGCCGCGCCCGCAGATCCGCGAGCGAGGTCTCGCCGAACGGTGCGGGACAGTCGATCATGCGCTGCTCGACCCGGCCCGTGTCCGTGATCAGTACGAGCATCAGGCGGGCGGGAGCCAGCGAGAGCAGCTCCACGTGCCGCACCGTCGAGCGGGTGAGGGACGGATACTGCACGACCGCGACCTGCCGGGTCAGCTGCGCGAGCAGCCGCACCGTGCGCGCCACGACGTCGTCGAGGTCGACGGCGCCGTCGAGGAAGTTCTGGATGGCCCTGCGCTCCGGCGCCGCCATCGGCTTGACGCCCGCGAGCTTGTCGACGAAGAGGCGGTACCCCTTGTCGGTCGGGATGCGGCCCGCGCTCGTGTGGGGCTGGGCGATGAACCCTTCCTCCTCCAGCGCCGCCATGTCGTTGCGGACCGTGGCCGGGGAGACCCCGAGGCTGTGCCGCTCGGTGAGCGCCTTGGAGCCGACGGGCTCCTCGGTGCCGACGTAGTCGTGGACGATGGCGCGCAGCACCTCGAGCCTGCGTTCATTCAGCATCCGCGCACACCTCCACCGTTTTGCCCTGAAACCTGTCTGCCCTGCGGCTGTGCCTGGCACTCCCCGCGGGCGAGTGCCAGCCTGTACCGCGCCCAGTGTACGGCCGCGAGGTACGACCCCGGCAAGGGCCGGACCTCCTGTGTCGGTCCGGCAGGCGAGGCGGCGGCTGCCAAGGCGCCCGTGCGGGGCTAGCGTCGACTCATGGACGTGGCACTGGCTTGGGACGAGGCGGGCTGGGAGCGGCTCGCGCCGCATGTGGGACGGCGGCGCCTCCCGGTGTGGGACTGCACGGCGGGCCTTGTCGTCGGCGGCGAATCGGCGCTGATGATCGAGGCGGGGGCGACCCTGCGCGAGGGGGCACAGTTGCGCACCCAGGCGCGCGACATCCTCGGCGGGGGCCGCCGGGTCACGCACCTCGCTCTGACGCACCCGCACTTCGACCATGTCCTTGGCGCCGCGGCGTTCGCGGGCGTGGAGGTGTACGGCGCGGTCGGCCTCGACGCTCTCCTCGCGAGGGGCCGCGACGAACTGCGCCACGATGCCGTGCGGCAGGGCGTCGACCCGGACGCGGCCGCGGAGGCCGCCGATCTGCTCGTCCACCCGCACCACCTGGTGTGCGGGGAGTGGACGCTCGACCTGGGCGGCGGGGTGCAGGTGCTGCTCGCGAACGTCGGCCCGGGGCACTCGGGCCACGACCTGGCGGTCCTGGTCCCCGGCACGGACAGCTCTCCGGAGATCGTCTTCTGCGGAGACCTGGTCGAGGAGTCGGGCGAACCGCAGGCGGGGACGGACGCGGTCCCGAAGCGATGGCCGGCGGCGCTCGACCGGCTCCTCTCCCTGGGCGGGGAGGACGCGCTGTACGTGCCGGGGCACGGTGCGGTGGTCGATGCGGCTTTTGTCCGTGCGCAACGCGCCACACTGGCGGCCCGCTTCGGCGTGTCGTAGCCGGTCGTACGCCACTTCTCTTATCGTCGTGCGAATGCGCCAGTACTCCGCAGACCTCACGCCGCCGTGGAAGAAGCCGAAGCCCGTGCCGGAGGTCGCAGCGGATGCGGACCTCGTGGTGGAGGAGCTGAGCACCGGCTTCTGCGGGGCGGTGATCCGCTGCGAGAAGACGGCGGAGGGTCCGACGGTGACCCTGGAGGACCGCTTCGGCAAGCACCGCGTCTTCCCGATGACGCCGGGCGGCTTCGCCCTGGAGGGCCGGACGGTGACGCTGGTCCGCCCGTCGACTGCCGCTTCCTCCACCTCGCCTGTACGTCCCACACGTACCGCCTCGGGCTCGGTGGCCGTGCCGGGGGCGCGGGCCCGGGTCGCCCGTGCCGGGCGGATCTACGTCGAGGGGCGGCACGACGCGGAGCTGGTCGAGCGGGTGTGGGGCGACGACCTGCGGATCGAGGGTGTGGTCGTCGAGTACCTGGAGGGCATCGACGACCTCCCCGCGATCGTCGAGGAGTTCGCCCCCGGCCCTGACGCGCGTCTGGGCGTCCTGGTGGACCACTTGGTGCCCGGCTCCAAGGAGTCAAGGATCGCGGCGGCGGTGAGTTCTCCGTCGGCGCTGGTGGTGGGGCACCCCTACATCGACGTGTGGGAGGCGGTGAAGCCGTCCTCGGTGGGGATCGCTGCGTGGCCCCGCGTGCCGAGGGGGCTCGACTGGAAGACGGGCGTCTGCGAGGCCTTGGGCTGGCCGCCCCACACTGGCGCGGCCTGGCAACGGATCCTGGGCTCGGTACGCAGCTACCGGGATCTTGAACCGGCGCTGCTGGGCCGCGTGGAGGAACTGATCGACTTCGTCACGGCGGCTGATTCCTAGCCCGCCGCTGCGCGGCGGATCTTTCCCGCCCACCCGCCCGATTGCCCCGCAGTTGCCTGTTTCAGCCCGTCCGGCGTTTGAGGACCGGGGTCTGGGGCGGAGCCCCAGTTTCGGGAAGGGGCGGGATTGGGGAAGGCCCCGCAGGGACCGCCCGAACCTCAGTCCACCAGGTCCCGCACCACCGCATCCGCCAGCAACCGCCCCCGCAGGGTAAGCACGGCCCGCCCCTCCTCGTAGGGCCCCGCCTGAAGGAGGCCGTCCGAGAGGGCCCGCCCCGCAGCCGCAAGCCCCGCAGGCCGCAGCAACGACAACGGACACCCCTCAAGCAGCCGCAGCTCCAGCAGAATCCGCTCCACCCGCCGATCCTCAGCGGCAAGAATCTCCCGCCCAGCCCCAGGCGAGCGCCCCGCGGCAAGAGCTCCCGCGTACGCCCCGGGATGCTTGACGTTCCACCACCGCACACCCCCCACGTGGCTGTGGGCCCCCGGCCCGGCCCCCCACCAGTCGGCCCCACGCCAGTACAGCTCGTTGTGCAGGCACCGCCCCGCGTCGGACGTGGCCCAGTTCGACACCTCGTACCAGGAGAACCCGGCACCCCCCAGCACCTCGTCGGCGATCAGATACCGGTCCGCGTGCACGTCGTCGTCCGTCATCGGCACCTCGCCACGCCGGATCCGCCGCGCCAGCTGCGTGCCCTCCTCGACGATCAGGGCGTAGGCGCTGACGTGGTCGGGTCCGGCCCCGATCGCCGCGTCGAGCGTGGCCCGCCAGTCGTGGTCCGTCTCGCCCGGCGTCCCGTAGATGAGGTCGAGGTTGACGTGCTCGAAGCCCGCGGCGCGCGCCTCCGCCACGCAGGCCTCGGGCCGCCCGGGGGTGTGCGTGCGGTCGAGCACCTTCAGTACGTGCTGCTTGGCGCTCTGCATCCCGAAGGAGACGCGGTTGAAGCCTCCGGCCCGCAGCTCGCTCAGGTAGGCCGGGTCGACGGACTCGGGGTTCGCCTCGGTGGTGATCTCCGCGTCGTCCGCGAGCCCGAACTCCTCCCGTACGGCCCCCAGCATGCGGACCAGGTCGGCCGCGGCGAGCAGCGTCGGCGTACCGCCCCCGACGAAGACGGTCTGTACCGGGCGCGGGTCGTCCCCGAGGACCTTCCGCGCCATCCGTACCTCGTCGATCAAGGTGTCCGCGTAGTTGTCGCGTGAGGCGAGCACTCCGCCGGAGCCGCGCAGCTCGGTGGCGGTGTAGGTGTTGAAGTCGCAGTAGCCGCAGCGCGTGGCGCAGTACGGGACGTGGAGGTAGAAGCCGAGCGGACGCGTCCCCGCACCCGTGAGGGCGGACGCGGGCAGGGCCCCGTCCTCGGGCATGGGCTCACCATCGGGCAGTGCGGAAGGCATACCTTCGATTGTCCCGCACCGCGGAGGAACCCGAAGACCGAGCCGACGCCGCTACTGCGCCTGCAACACCAGCACCGCCAGATCGTCATCCGGCGGCCGCTCGGAAAATTCGTGCACCAGCCTCTTGATCCGTTCGGCCACCAGAGCCGCGTCCATCCCCGCGCAGCTCGCGAGCGCCGTTGCGAGGCCGTCGCCGTCGTCGAACATCAGTTGTCCCGTGCGGCGCTCCGTCACCCCGTCCGTGACGCAGAGCAGCGTGTCTCCCGTGCGCAGCTCGAAGGTCTCGCTCGCATACGTCGCGTCGTCGACGACCCCGAGCAGCAGCTGGGGCGTGGCCGCCGCCCGGACCGTCCCGTCCGGGGAGAGGAGGAGGGGCAGCGGGTGGCCCGCGCTCGCCACCGTGCAGCGGACGCCGCCGTCGTCCAAGGGCACCAGCTCGCCGTAGAGGAGGGAGAGGAAGCGGGAGGTGGCCCCGTCGGTCGGCACGCCTTGGCCGCCCGCCACCGCGACCACCGCCGCGGCCGCGTCCGCCGCCTCCGTCGCATCGTCGAGGAGGAGCTGGTTGAGGCGGTCGAGCACTTCCGCGACCTCGTACCCCTCGCGGGCGAGCAGCCGCAGCCACGGCCGGGCGAGGCCGATCACGACGGCCGCCTCGACGCCCTTGCCCTGTACGTCGCCGAGCGCGAAGCACCAGCGGCCCTTGCCCGCCTGGAACACGTCGTAGAAGTCTCCGCCGGGACCGCCCTTGTCCCGCGGCTCGTACACGACTCCGCTGTGCACTCCGGGGATGTCCGCGACGGAGCTCGGAAGGAGGCCGCGCTGCAGGACCTGGCTGATGGTGGCCTGGCGCTGATAGCGGCGCGCCGCGCTGATGGCCAGCGCGACGCGGCGGCTGAAGTCCTCGATGAGGCCCGTGACTTCGTCGGCGAAGCGCACCATCCCGGCCCGCCCGATGATGAGCGTGCCAAGCACGCGGCCGCCCGCCGTCAGGCGGTACGCCAGGGCCGTGCCGCTCGCCTCTTCCGCCGGTGCCTCGGCGGGCCACGGCACGGGGACGGGGCCGGAGCCCACCGATTCGGGGAGCCGGGGCGGGTCCTTCTCCAGGCTGCGGCGCAGTTCTTCTATCCGCTGTTCGCTGGTGTGCCAGACGCGGGCGAGCCGGGAGCCCGCGCTCCCGCTCACGGTGCCGCGCGGCGCGACCTCCGGTTCGTCGTCGAGCCATACCGCGCACCAGTCGGCGAGCCGCGGCACGAGCAGCTGCCCGGCGAGGGCGGCCACGAGGTCCTCGTCGAACTGTCCGGCGAGCAGGTCGGACGCCTCGGCGAGGAAGGTGAGC from Streptomyces sp. BA2 encodes:
- the hrcA gene encoding heat-inducible transcriptional repressor HrcA, giving the protein MLNERRLEVLRAIVHDYVGTEEPVGSKALTERHSLGVSPATVRNDMAALEEEGFIAQPHTSAGRIPTDKGYRLFVDKLAGVKPMAAPERRAIQNFLDGAVDLDDVVARTVRLLAQLTRQVAVVQYPSLTRSTVRHVELLSLAPARLMLVLITDTGRVEQRMIDCPAPFGETSLADLRARLNSRVAGRRFADVPQLVQDMTESFDAEDRGTVATVLSTLLETLVEETEERLMIGGTANLTRFGHDFPLTIRPVLEALEEQVVLLKLLGEATDSGMTVRIGHENAHEGLSSTSVVSVGYGSGSEAVAKLGVVGPTRMDYPGTMGAVRAVARYVGQILAES
- a CDS encoding MBL fold metallo-hydrolase, with protein sequence MDVALAWDEAGWERLAPHVGRRRLPVWDCTAGLVVGGESALMIEAGATLREGAQLRTQARDILGGGRRVTHLALTHPHFDHVLGAAAFAGVEVYGAVGLDALLARGRDELRHDAVRQGVDPDAAAEAADLLVHPHHLVCGEWTLDLGGGVQVLLANVGPGHSGHDLAVLVPGTDSSPEIVFCGDLVEESGEPQAGTDAVPKRWPAALDRLLSLGGEDALYVPGHGAVVDAAFVRAQRATLAARFGVS
- a CDS encoding DUF3097 domain-containing protein; the protein is MRQYSADLTPPWKKPKPVPEVAADADLVVEELSTGFCGAVIRCEKTAEGPTVTLEDRFGKHRVFPMTPGGFALEGRTVTLVRPSTAASSTSPVRPTRTASGSVAVPGARARVARAGRIYVEGRHDAELVERVWGDDLRIEGVVVEYLEGIDDLPAIVEEFAPGPDARLGVLVDHLVPGSKESRIAAAVSSPSALVVGHPYIDVWEAVKPSSVGIAAWPRVPRGLDWKTGVCEALGWPPHTGAAWQRILGSVRSYRDLEPALLGRVEELIDFVTAADS
- a CDS encoding ATP-binding SpoIIE family protein phosphatase gives rise to the protein MGAIPMQRETTFRASAQPGHQPGPPAVVCTSLPGNPLAPAAARKFVRAALADWIELSVPAAAGVTDRLADDAVLLVSELVTNAVVHAGTTVELLCRLDEAGLGESSDSLVIEVSDHHPARAVRSEPTPQPPGTPEYGRGLQLVATLSDSWGITYRTGTKAVWARLPVGGVQAVHEIESYASEQAVQRGLRTAEILAPLPKRITHDTEWVNRGALTFLAEASDLLAGQFDEDLVAALAGQLLVPRLADWCAVWLDDEPEVAPRGTVSGSAGSRLARVWHTSEQRIEELRRSLEKDPPRLPESVGSGPVPVPWPAEAPAEEASGTALAYRLTAGGRVLGTLIIGRAGMVRFADEVTGLIEDFSRRVALAISAARRYQRQATISQVLQRGLLPSSVADIPGVHSGVVYEPRDKGGPGGDFYDVFQAGKGRWCFALGDVQGKGVEAAVVIGLARPWLRLLAREGYEVAEVLDRLNQLLLDDATEAADAAAAVVAVAGGQGVPTDGATSRFLSLLYGELVPLDDGGVRCTVASAGHPLPLLLSPDGTVRAAATPQLLLGVVDDATYASETFELRTGDTLLCVTDGVTERRTGQLMFDDGDGLATALASCAGMDAALVAERIKRLVHEFSERPPDDDLAVLVLQAQ
- the hemW gene encoding radical SAM family heme chaperone HemW, which produces MPSALPDGEPMPEDGALPASALTGAGTRPLGFYLHVPYCATRCGYCDFNTYTATELRGSGGVLASRDNYADTLIDEVRMARKVLGDDPRPVQTVFVGGGTPTLLAAADLVRMLGAVREEFGLADDAEITTEANPESVDPAYLSELRAGGFNRVSFGMQSAKQHVLKVLDRTHTPGRPEACVAEARAAGFEHVNLDLIYGTPGETDHDWRATLDAAIGAGPDHVSAYALIVEEGTQLARRIRRGEVPMTDDDVHADRYLIADEVLGGAGFSWYEVSNWATSDAGRCLHNELYWRGADWWGAGPGAHSHVGGVRWWNVKHPGAYAGALAAGRSPGAGREILAAEDRRVERILLELRLLEGCPLSLLRPAGLAAAGRALSDGLLQAGPYEEGRAVLTLRGRLLADAVVRDLVD